From Plasmodium brasilianum strain Bolivian I chromosome Unknown PB_00_03, whole genome shotgun sequence, a single genomic window includes:
- a CDS encoding STP1 protein codes for MEKCLPTYSRVYGTTVFRYNVEPRFREVVNHIKNSINDIIVKKDKEQLKNKCLYLARYLIVNNTPPHYYISQKEIWEKALNVWLSPYYEKLDKLGGCPLIMDEKHLEILELKYEVDDFCKKRNTDLTDIKRFKQRPQCDESYSSKCEEYNIWISEKEKHFNTKKYLIETCYDRNQTEKDPKKFCNIMDPETFKKQPNCTLSHLVLSGQVPSKEKNKASSEVSESRAESVSTTKNAQQVGQDLSESEAQPQVQTQPPPQHEGLSTPGSGTEDEPQTLSPGTSLSEASYGKSENSNAQGEQSLEDEESGPYGLVSFPSARLNVATDFPAVTVQSKILIIFKKKKKIKRRQAKFLKILTSLYSCAKNELVKHDKMEYPLYDDEEITKKIKILEHNKNNNINASKQNKRRYKTIIEVHMQILEEYRNEEWEYIKGEFLEICLELLTKGEHNTYPYLTNDELIMGNTKSINQKEKQKILWNKWIEKHQNLADKLKKEHWFNNLKIDWKRELANLKKREELKNDPDEIQNIPFSQREKYIWRQWISEKCIIIKQYIEQDLFNYLTDELQIIPDDYDNEKIRDSLPLINIGELSNKEDCQELYKYIKKKLLTKLCILVLMSVLEECKKEQDIEKNESHLDNYINEFKEKENSDSKKEFIKNLSDFNRNFLGNMENTDYTTDDSFRKKLENWIIEDNTNANSMGKENTADKYY; via the exons ATGGAAAAGTGTTTACCCACG taTTCTAGGGTTTATGGCACTACTGTTTTTAGGTATAATGTAGAACCACGTTTTAGAGAAGTTGTAAATCATATTAAGAATAGTATTAATGACATTATTGTTAAGAAAGATAAAGAACaattaaagaataaatgCCTATATTTGGCTAGATATCTAATTGTCAATAATACTCCTCCACATTATTACATAtcacaaaaagaaatatggGAAAAGGCATTAAATGTATGGTTAAGTCCTTATTATGAAAAGCTAGATAAACTAGGAGGATGCCCTTTGATTATGGACGAAAAACATTTAGAAAttttagaattaaaatatgaagtaGATGATTTCtgtaaaaagagaaataccGATCTGACAGATATAAAACGGTTTAAGCAAAGACCTCAATGTGATGAGAGTTATTCAAGTAAATGtgaagaatataatatatggatTAGTGAAAAGGAGAAACATTTTAATACAAAGAAGTACCTCATTGAAACATGTTACGATAGAAACCAAACAGAAAAAGATCCAAAAAAGTTTTGCAACATAATGGATCCtgaaacatttaaaaaacagCCTAATTGCACGCTTTCGCATTTAGTATTATCTGGTCAAGTCCCatctaaagaaaaaaataaagcttCTTCAGAAGTAAGTGAAAGTAGAGCTGAAAGTGTATCTACAACTAAAAATGCACAACAAGTTGGACAAGATCTATCAGAATCTGAAGCTCAACCTCAAGTTCAAACTCAACCTCCACCCCAACATGAGGGGCTTAGTACTCCCGGAAGTGGCACTGAAGACGAACCTCAAACTCTATCCCCAGGAACGTCTCTATCTGAGGCTTCATATGGAAAATCAGAAAATAGTAATGCTCAAGGTGAACAATCTCTCGAAGATGAAGAATCAGGTCCTTATGGTTTGGTTTCTTTTCCTTCTGCAAGGTTAAATGTTGCTACAGATTTTCCTGCGGTTACTGTGCAGTCTAAAATTCTAA taatatttaaaaaaaaaaaaaagataaaaagaagaCAAGCGAAATTTCTGAAAATACTAACATCTTTATATTCTTGCGCAAAAAACGAACTTGTAAAACATGATAAGATGGAATATCCATTATATGATGATGAAGAgatcacaaaaaaaataaaaatacttgaacataacaaaaataataatataaacgcATCAAAGCAAAACAAACGTAGATACAAAACTATCATAGAAGTACATATGCAAATACTCGAAGAATACAGAAATGAAGAATGGGAGTACATAAAAGGagaatttttagaaatatgcTTAGAATTGTTAACAAAAGGGGAACACAATACATACCCTTATTTGACTAATGACGAACTCATAATGGGAAATACAAAAAGTATTaatcaaaaagaaaaacaaaaaatattatggaaTAAATGGATAGAAAAACATCAAAATCTTGCTGacaaattgaaaaaagaacattggtttaataatttaaaaattgattGGAAAAGAGAACTAgctaacttaaaaaaaagagaagaattaaaaaatgatcctgatgaaattcaaaatattccattttcacaaagagaaaaatatatatggagACAGTGGATATCGGAGAAGTGTATAATTATTAAGCAATATATTGAACAGGACTTATTTAACTATTTAACTGATGAACTCCAGATTATACCAGATGATtatgataatgaaaaaattagagATTCTTTGccattaattaatataggTGAATTATCGAACAAAGAAGACTGccaagaattatataaatatataaaaaaaaaattattaacaaaactATGTATACTCGTTCTTATGTCAGTATTAGAAGAATGCAAAAAAGAGCAGGacattgaaaaaaatgaatcaCATTTGgataattacataaatgaatttaaggaaaaagaaaattcagatagtaaaaaagaatttataaaaaacttAAGTGACTTTAACCGAAATTTTTTGggaaatatggaaaatacTGATTATACAACAGACGATAGCTTTAGGAAAAAGTTAGAAAATTGGATAATAGAAGATAATACAAATGCAAATTCTATGGGAAAGGAGAATACTGCAGACAAATACTactga